The segment tttttttaatgaatgaatCCAGTTCAATTGAGGAAGAGCTTCAATAATCTTGtgtctttttgcatttttatgtCACTTCATCCCCCACTTAGCAAAACTACTTAGACAAACTTGactaaatttgatgaaaatatcTATTGGCAAACAGGAATATAAACTTTGAATTTCAGTTCCCCAACTCTTAAGAGAGCTTTTATTTTTATGCCCTGATCAAAGAAGGgtgggcatattgctttgctgctgtacGTCTGTCTCTCTGTCAGTCTGTCAGTCAgacggtccaccaacagtttacgttcattttctccACAGAGGTTGCACTTACTGAAATGGATTTTGGTGTAAAGATTGATGATAATAATAACTAGGTCAAATTAATTTTGGGTATGATggagcaatttttgacaaagttatgccccttggatgtagaaaaattccaattatttgcagtttctgttcattttctttgcagaggttgtacaatgcacatattgaaatgaaatttggcattaggatttaacaaaatatcaaagtcaaTTTCAATTTTGGGTACGATGAGCAATTTTTCAGAGTATTTCCCCTTGGGCtcagaaaaattccaattatttgcagtttctattcattttctttgcggATGTTTTCAAGGaaggggcataagtgtttcacaaacatcttttgttttgtaaaatggTGAAAGTTAATTTATTAATCTGTAATCACTGCTTCCATGTATCCAACCGAGTCCAtgaaaatgctttaaattttgttgattCTGGATCAGGAGAAATTGATAGTGGTACTGaacaatatttatcatatatcgAAGTTATTCATTCAGTGTCCCATATAACAATAACTATTAACATAGAATCTTCTTCATTTAATTAACTTTACTATGTTGACTTCACACAAGATAagatgacatttaaaaaaaatatccctcATATCTTATATTTACAGAGGTTAGGTGCTAAGATTCCTCATGGGGCCCTATTACTTGGTCCACCAGGATGTGGGAAAACACTTTTGGCCAAGGCTGTAGCTGCTGAAGCAGGTGTACCTTTCTTCTATAGAGCTGGCTCTCAATTTGTGGAAATATTTGGAGGTGGgttgaatttccataaaatagAAATTGGTGTTTGCAAAGTTCAGTATGACGTAATAATGTTGTTAGACAAAACTGTAAAGTATCTACTCACAATTTCAAACAAACCAAAGCAAAATTTAACAcagatttgaaaatatatattgtttatgatattttaGGCACATTATGTACTTCTAATGCTTagccaaaatttgaatgtcactGACAGTTGTCAATTACATAACATTCAAGCCTCCAGCCTAAGTGATaagattttcaaaacaatttgttGTGATCTAAAAACATGCAAGAGTGAGAGAAAGGGGAAATGCAGtaattaaatataagtaccCCGGtataatattatgaaataaattttctacTATTTAGGTAAAGGAGCCTCCCGAGTGAGAGAGCTATTTAAGACTGCCAGAGCTCGGGCCCCAtgtattatattcattgatgaACTCGATGCCATAGGAAGAGTTCGTGGTGGCAAGGGGTATGTAGGTTTACTTGTATGCATGTTTACCTATCAGtcaaaaaatttggaaatatgAATCATAGTGTTAAAGCTGAGAAAGGTTGAAGCTTTCTCAGTTTGACTTTCATAGTAAATAGTTTCATGGGAGGCTAATTCAGATAAATACTAAGTCTCTATTTTATTTCTTCATATACTGgtacatataatatgatatgttGTATTTAAAGTTGTGTTTATTAGTTTTTAGttcttgtaaataaaataatttccatGTAATTAATTTTCTAGTGTACTATTCTCATGTAGTACAGAACTGTATGTTTTTGCGCATATTTCTATAAGCATATTTCAAAGTATGTTTTCCTGTTTTGAATTCTTATTATACTGATTTAAATACCTGTAatgaagattgaaatatttGGCTTATTATCATGAATTATAGAGGAAGAGGCAACACAGAAGAAGATCAGACACTGAATCAGCTGTTAGTGGAGATGGACGGCATTAATACGACAGAAGGAGTGATTGTGCTGGGGGCCACAAACAGGGTGGATATATTGGACAAGGTAGGACATCAGTGCAGTTTGTATTCTCATTGCAGTAGTCAACCCTCTCAGCTTACCATTTTCATTTGTCATACTGTAGACATACATCTATTGTCCCAGCTTACCACTGAAGATTCTCACAAATCAAATGAAGAGTTTTTAATCTTATATTTTAGCTTATGATTTCTTTTATCGTATCATTACCGGTAATTTTGTATCCTTTATCCCATTACTCACGGATAACTTAATTTGTTTTGCCTTGGACTAGAATGCGattggatgaatcgcgtcacATGATcgccttataaatttctttacacagCAAGCGTCGAAATTTATACAGCAACATGGcagacgtaacgttatttgagctgGTTTTTTACACAAACATTCAACCATACCATTAATTTTTaaccccaaaatatttagagtgacccccccctttgcccgtgacgtatTAAAACGATCCTATATACAATGGCATCCAGGTTTGCACAGACGACTGACGAGAAAGGTATCCACCTCGCCTTCTATGGCTTTActgaccccacaaatttctgtaaacagtcagtaacaaacctaatactgtggtttcatcaatattcgttgaataccaattttcatggatttcgttgttaagtttatccacaaaattaattgttcattgaagtgcaatttctactaataatttgtattgatagggtcattggccacaaatttacgtacccttgaaactgtgattttcactttatccacgaaaattgatacccttgaatattaatgaaaccacagtaagtAATATTAATGTTCTATACTGTCCAGCTGATCTTTCTCTGTTCTCAAACTATGGGTATTGTACTGGATTTTCCCAGATTATCTCATCagtaatcatatttttaaccACTCAAATCTATCAATCTGTGGTAGATAAGAATTGTGGCTATTTAAGCTACAGgtatatattgtaatttaagACTGTGAATTAAATTAGAATCATGACTGCATGGTCTGTTTTCCTTTCCTTTGTTCAGGCCTTGCTACGTCCAGGAAGACTTGATAGACATATCCTTATTGACCTGCCCACATCTGAGGAGAGAGTGGAACTCTTTGAAATGTATTTGTCAAAGATTAAAATAGACTTCTCCATTTCTGTATTTGCACCACGACTAGCACAGCTTACACCCGGAATGTCAGGTGAAAAAGATATAGAggcataatttattttaaagaaaattgggAGCTTTAGGAAAAGTGTTTCAATTTTCAAAGTAAACTAATGACAGAATAAGCCTATTTGTTCATTTGTAAGAGAAATAGATTTTACTCGTTCAAGTACTAAATCATTATTGCTAAAATCACTAACTATGACTATTATATGTATCATCCTTGCATAGAGCTACATGTAAGTACTATGTTTCTGTCTTTCTTGATCTTTATACAGATTTGGAGGCAATGCTCACAAAGTTTTCTTTTCATTGTACaatgacaatttttatttttctggagATCCCTACTAGGGATTAGACAGCTGCCTATGGTGACTGTATATCTATTTTTATCAGGTGCTGACATTGCAAATGTGTGTAATGAAGCAGCCATTTATGCTGCGACCAACAACAAGGATCAAGTAACAATGGCAGATATGGACTACGCTCTACAGAGGATCATCGGTGGTCCAGAGAAGCGATCTTTTGTGAGAGACGCCCGCGAGAAAAAGATCAATGCGTACTACGAGGCAGGAAGAGCTGTGGTTTCGTGGTTGACCAGAACTTCTGATgccattttaaaggtaaattgaTGTTCACttgatttcatttattcataacCTTTATAGATTTGAATAATACTACTTATCTATGAGTTTTTTCTTTAGTACTGTTGTTTCATTCACgttcatgaatatttatttatgcGGACTTAGTAAAATTCACAGTTTTAAGAACCATGGCAAGGGTTCAATCAACACAAAATGTTATTACTAATTAGAAATTGCGCTTACCATAAATGACCATTTTGTTGATCTATTCGACAAtaaattccacaaaaattggcaTTCAACAAATGTTGATGAAATCTCAGTATTTTCCAATTCCACATAATCAATTGagaaaattgtaatacatggttTTAAATGTATAGTCTCCAAGAATTATTATGATTCAAAGGTAGTACAATTTTTATCAGGGAACAATCGAAATTATATAATGTATGATTTAATCCTTTCAGATTTCAATTGTACCTAGAAGTAAATACAGATTAGGCCATTATCAGTATTATAAGCCGGAGAGGGATCTCCAGACTAATGTGCAGGTAAAAAAAAGTGAATAATGTATGTGTACATTTTCCCATATGcttgcattaaatattttttcaggaTAATAACAACAATTGGAAAGTATATGTTGAAGTATCAATCATGAACATTTTTTAGATGCTTTTTCTGTTTCCACTGGGAATTACTGTAAAATATTCTGAATTATAAAACTGTCTCTTGTAGTTATTTGAGAAGATGCTTGTCCACTTAGCAGGCAGTGCTACAGAGGCTCTGGTTTTCAAGCACCATTCCACAGGTATTATAAAAGTTGACATTCCTGGCAACTTTGGTAtgttttactgtagattcctaatagAGTTAATGCGTACATAAAATTGCGAGATGTGCTActagcagattttaaaatctcgctttcaTTTTTTGTGACATTTTTGAACTCATGAAATTGTCATGAAAGAAAATTTGGTGCTTACAATTATTTATTCTagcaattttataaaaaacagTGGAatcatgaaattaatttttagttctcacataaaataaggaatctacagtaaattTCTACAATTgacagaaatttaaaataaaatggtcaGATAAGTTTGGGAAGggtgaaatttaatgaaaattgaagTACACATAGTagtgtttacatcataaaacttttttctatcaattttattttaaattatacagCTGCTGAAAAAGATCTGGATATTGTCAAAAAACTTGCTTACCTACAAGTTAGAGAATTTGGAATGAATGAAAATGTTGGCCAAATCTCATTTCATTTCGAGGAGGGGGATGAAACCCTCCCTAAACCCTACAGTAAATACATGGAGAATATGATTGACACGGTGAGAAAAATTGACACATATTTTTAACAACTGGTATATCAATATCATCTTACAATGTAATAGTTTATTGGTTTATCAATATCCTCTAAATGATTTATGTAAAAAGACATACTACCggttaacaaaaaatattgattcagTTGGAAAAATCCTGTTCTCTTCAATTAACAGGAGGCAAGAAATTTGGTTACAAAAGCTAGTGTGCAGTCAAAGAAGATATTggagaaaaatatggaaaaagTGCATAAGGTAAATATAATGTATGTTATGCACAGAAAGTAAATTATTACTGAATTATGAAAATactacattttcaaataaagtgGACAAATAAAGGTATGAAATCATTTGGCACAATGATTTTCAGGtttacattaatataattatatatgtttgccttagaaatatttattgtattatgaaatattttgaccTGCAGGTTGCAAAAGCATTAATGGAAAGGGAAACTTTATCATATGAAGACATTGAAAAATTGATAGGCCCCCCTCCACATGGTAATAAGATGCCAGATGATTACGCCAACTTAACTCACGTGGAGGCAGCAGCAGGTGGTTCTACAGAATAACGAAATATAGCATTTGTTTTTTACGAATTGTTATTTCTTTATGTGTGAatggaaaagaaaaatgtaaaaatgcaaagAAAAGATAAGTCTTACTGTTTGTTAACTTAATTTTATCGAGTTTGATTGAGAACTTGAcaataaattgttataaattgGTTAAATTGTGGTTTGgattcttttttgaattttttaaaattaattttatttgatgccCTTTTTTCATCATgatacattttcatataaaaattttgaaattgtcataaaaaatatgacatgatggTGTTTAACAAATAGGGAgatgtgtatttaaaaacaaagtttttctgaatatttttaacCCTACCTAGTAATTTTGTGATACAAAAGtatgattttatatatgtaaatttaaaaaaaaaagtctgctgtgagaaaaagtgggggaggagcagccaacccccccccccccccagttgcCTGAAGcttcagttacatgtattatacaggTAGTATGAGGGAATGTTATTATACCTTATAATGACCTGAACCTGGGTCAGAAGCATTGTCAGAACCCACAGGTTTTCTATCCATTACTTTGTTTGAAACGGATAGAAAACCCACGGTTCCGATGTTGGGTCCAAAGGTTTAGATCAATTTCATAACTTGATATTTAATTTGCCCTGCTTTgctttaaaggaagtgaacatgaaaaaaatatcaagggctcaaatttgtctgtttgatgtgtataatgatctgaaaaccgtttagacagagctttcctcagtaaaaagatataccacttagaataactaattcttgcaatccatgagcgctgccatattgttaaaatcattacctccctgctgggttatctctaagcatctaagagagggcagcactgatgctgccgtcagtgagacacattgcatttttacacacgtttagtaacagagataaaatgccatcatcaaaatgtgaatggaaACTTGAAAGGAACGTATAaaagagttgtcattttaaacagtgtttatggaggaagattttggatcacagaatgatgcattcccaccagcagttaatgtgacatgtaactagaatggaatgtccgtggatcagtgttattgtgacctattttttcttgcactcgggaatttcttgtttatgagtttgaacattatgtgtgctacataaatgagcacacaaggtgcattgcacagcatcctgacttttaaaaagtgtcttagtcctgttattcttctgacagcataaacagGACCGGCGTACATATCATCAAGatcttatgtataaaaaaacaaatcagaaaaatttcaagggcatgtaaataaaaagtaacggtaagaaCCCCCAGAAAGAAAAtggaattacaattttatattaatttaaattgaaatctaaaaacagcattttatttgtgtaaacactgactgccacatGCATCTCTGTACACACATCTGGAATGTGATGgtcttatatttcacaaattaatttatctatattcattttttgtacaaatcataaatagttatctgaggttcatttatagaaatgtactaaatccttgTTCTTCACATCAAGGCATACTTTTATCATctctgtacataaacactgtactggcctagttccaacattgacccagtcaccagcagcaatgtggcttatctacgtcagagatcagatgcatgctggggaataatggattacctccataaacctttcactgagagtgttaaattgataaaatctcttgatagaaataaatataaaggtaacagacctcatttttaagtttcaaaaggcttttaaaatttattaagcaacaattatttttttcatgttcacttcctatGACGTCGCGCACGGTGTTGGGGTTAAAATGTCCTTTCAGGGTGCGCGCACAGtatttgagtattttttaaaaacaaaaatttggacatatgtaattttatataccGATCTGTTCGAATGTATACGGACCTCaacaaaacatgtaataaaatg is part of the Magallana gigas chromosome 3, xbMagGiga1.1, whole genome shotgun sequence genome and harbors:
- the LOC105341618 gene encoding mitochondrial inner membrane m-AAA protease component paraplegin produces the protein MEKKIFAKARMRNYILSHFKGIVCKHNPNIIHIRTSSTGTSRDFNFYDLQCRRCDWRNSMKKQTCLSWSKLMSARSYLKDSHSECQVLWYQARSNFSTTTIKLEKDKEKKDDNSEKKSDENNEKERSKEEEEEEKKKEAIAQEIAAKNANDPLFFFAIVFALVSLAVTRDYSLMEYSYSGTVSKNEFDNMIAGGKVRKIVKHPQGVRVYLYDSYAGKTVTVPSGCWVLFQEPFSQVVPYVRRATEGNPNVKNDVIFDEGRKHLTMLLPMLIIGFAYFLAFKRTIRIITAAENAKFSKQNGKSTKQDTTAFKSDVKPESFKSRAQFDESFNNQVKTHNEKQIKFKDIAGIKEAKVEVMEFVDYLKNPLRYQRLGAKIPHGALLLGPPGCGKTLLAKAVAAEAGVPFFYRAGSQFVEIFGGKGASRVRELFKTARARAPCIIFIDELDAIGRVRGGKGGRGNTEEDQTLNQLLVEMDGINTTEGVIVLGATNRVDILDKALLRPGRLDRHILIDLPTSEERVELFEMYLSKIKIDFSISVFAPRLAQLTPGMSGADIANVCNEAAIYAATNNKDQVTMADMDYALQRIIGGPEKRSFVRDAREKKINAYYEAGRAVVSWLTRTSDAILKISIVPRSKYRLGHYQYYKPERDLQTNVQLFEKMLVHLAGSATEALVFKHHSTAAEKDLDIVKKLAYLQVREFGMNENVGQISFHFEEGDETLPKPYSKYMENMIDTEARNLVTKASVQSKKILEKNMEKVHKVAKALMERETLSYEDIEKLIGPPPHGNKMPDDYANLTHVEAAAGGSTE